A part of Desulfomicrobium baculatum DSM 4028 genomic DNA contains:
- a CDS encoding slipin family protein yields MNPFFLQFATFGVVLLAVLLYFTIKILREYERGVVFTLGRFDKVKGPGMIILIPFVQQMVRVDLRTVVMDVPTQDVISHDNVSVRVNAVVYYRVIDPEKAIIAVEHFMEATSQLAQTTLRSVLGKHELDEILAERDKLNEDIQKILDRQTDGWGIKVSNVEIKHVDLDESMIRAIAKQAEAERQRRAKVIHAEGEQQAAQKLVEAAQKLSESTNAIQLRYLQTLGEIAGEKNSTIVFPVPIDTLKTLFGGKS; encoded by the coding sequence ATGAATCCCTTTTTTCTGCAATTTGCGACTTTTGGCGTAGTCCTGCTGGCGGTCTTGCTTTACTTTACGATCAAGATCCTGCGCGAGTACGAGCGCGGGGTGGTCTTCACTCTGGGCCGGTTCGACAAGGTCAAGGGGCCGGGCATGATCATCCTCATCCCCTTCGTGCAGCAGATGGTGCGGGTGGACCTGCGCACCGTGGTCATGGACGTTCCCACCCAGGACGTCATCTCCCACGACAACGTGTCCGTGCGGGTCAACGCCGTGGTCTACTACCGGGTCATCGATCCGGAAAAGGCCATCATCGCCGTTGAGCATTTCATGGAAGCAACCAGCCAGCTGGCCCAGACCACCTTGCGCTCCGTGCTCGGAAAGCATGAACTCGACGAAATCCTGGCCGAGCGCGACAAGCTCAACGAGGACATCCAGAAGATTCTCGACCGCCAGACCGACGGTTGGGGAATCAAGGTCTCCAACGTGGAGATCAAGCATGTCGATCTCGACGAATCCATGATCCGGGCCATCGCCAAGCAGGCCGAGGCGGAGCGGCAGCGACGCGCCAAGGTCATCCACGCCGAAGGCGAGCAGCAGGCCGCGCAGAAGCTGGTGGAGGCGGCGCAAAAGCTGTCCGAAAGCACCAATGCGATCCAGCTCCGCTACCTGCAGACACTGGGCGAAATCGCCGGGGAGAAGAACTCGACCATCGTTTTCCCGGTGCCCATCGACACCCTGAAGACCTTGTTCGGCGGAAAGTCTTGA
- a CDS encoding NfeD family protein, whose product MSIYRSSNSFRILGVLAALILAVLAGFVFAQEADTGRRGYVLTVDDAIGPATRDHIVRNITRAEKEGAEVVVLRLNTPGGLDASMRDIIRKILASEVPVVTWVAPAGSRAASAGTYIMYASHIAAMAPATNLGSATPVQIGGGESDKSPSSWERAREAMEKMRDGDEGANATEQPENLPEEPENLPDDAMGRKVVNDAVAYIKGLAERHARNAEWAERAVREAVSLTASEALEQRVVDVVAANLPELLEAIDGREVRMENGTRTLQTANLATVEIETDWRTELLAIITNPTLAYMLLMVGIYGLILEGYNPGAMVPGVIGGICLLLALYAFQILPVNFAGLALILLGMALIGVELFIPAFGILGIGGIVAVVAGSVILFEGDMPEFRINTYAIVGMGAGSALLFGGIVWVAARTLRKPRLSSREAMVGLEAEAIQDFIDGLGRVHLQGENWSARSGHPIRQGDKVRVIAMEEEGLVLSVTKAPTDNDKH is encoded by the coding sequence ATGTCTATTTACCGAAGCTCCAATTCCTTCCGTATTCTCGGCGTACTGGCGGCCCTTATTCTGGCCGTGCTGGCAGGTTTTGTTTTTGCGCAGGAGGCGGACACGGGGCGGCGGGGGTATGTTCTGACCGTTGATGATGCCATCGGACCCGCCACCCGCGACCACATTGTGCGCAACATCACGCGTGCCGAGAAAGAGGGCGCGGAGGTGGTCGTGTTGCGTCTGAACACTCCTGGCGGACTTGATGCTTCCATGCGCGACATCATCCGCAAGATTTTGGCCTCCGAAGTGCCGGTGGTGACCTGGGTCGCGCCGGCCGGATCCCGTGCCGCCAGTGCCGGAACGTACATCATGTACGCCAGTCACATCGCGGCCATGGCCCCGGCCACCAATCTCGGCTCGGCCACGCCGGTGCAGATCGGGGGCGGCGAGAGCGACAAATCGCCATCGAGCTGGGAGCGTGCCCGGGAGGCGATGGAAAAAATGCGGGATGGGGATGAAGGCGCCAACGCTACGGAGCAGCCGGAAAATCTGCCCGAAGAGCCGGAAAACCTGCCCGACGACGCCATGGGGCGCAAGGTCGTCAATGACGCCGTGGCCTACATCAAGGGTCTGGCCGAGCGTCACGCCCGCAATGCCGAGTGGGCCGAGCGCGCGGTGCGCGAAGCGGTCAGCCTGACGGCCTCCGAGGCCCTGGAGCAGAGGGTTGTGGATGTTGTCGCGGCCAACCTGCCCGAGCTTCTCGAAGCCATCGACGGTCGCGAGGTGCGCATGGAGAACGGCACGCGCACCCTGCAAACGGCAAATCTTGCCACCGTCGAGATCGAAACCGACTGGCGCACCGAACTGCTGGCCATCATCACCAACCCGACCCTGGCCTACATGCTGCTGATGGTGGGCATCTACGGCCTGATTCTCGAGGGCTACAACCCGGGCGCCATGGTGCCCGGGGTAATCGGCGGCATCTGCCTGTTGCTGGCGCTGTACGCCTTCCAGATCCTGCCCGTGAACTTCGCCGGGCTTGCGCTCATTTTGCTCGGAATGGCGCTGATCGGGGTGGAGCTTTTCATTCCGGCCTTCGGCATCCTTGGGATCGGGGGCATTGTCGCGGTGGTGGCTGGTTCGGTCATTCTTTTCGAGGGCGACATGCCCGAATTCCGCATCAACACATATGCAATTGTCGGCATGGGAGCCGGCTCTGCTCTGCTCTTCGGCGGCATCGTCTGGGTGGCCGCACGCACGTTGCGAAAACCGCGGCTCAGCAGCCGCGAGGCAATGGTCGGCCTTGAAGCCGAAGCCATTCAGGATTTTATCGACGGACTCGGGAGGGTGCATCTGCAGGGCGAGAACTGGTCGGCCAGGTCAGGGCATCCGATCCGTCAGGGCGACAAGGTCCGCGTTATCGCCATGGAAGAGGAGGGGCTTGTCCTTTCCGTGACCAAGGCGCCGACCGACAACGACAAACACTAA
- the rsmG gene encoding 16S rRNA (guanine(527)-N(7))-methyltransferase RsmG: MNSFPDAREIAVRAQGLGRVLTDDQARLLSVYLGLLVKWNSRMNLVGPATWTEILDTLIQDSWHLADLLQTLAPQPAQTLDLGAGAGLPGIPLRVFWQQGDYYLVEPRQKRAIFMEQAVAHMKLPRTRVICARMEALPPARREAGLIVSRAFMPWQKLLVAVKGCLAPQGRVLVMSNETSADTVDGYSLEQVRDYTVAGKKRYFRLFVLGGHDF, encoded by the coding sequence ATGAATTCTTTTCCGGACGCGCGTGAAATCGCCGTCAGGGCCCAAGGCCTGGGACGGGTCCTGACCGATGACCAGGCCCGCCTCTTAAGCGTCTATCTTGGTCTTCTCGTCAAGTGGAACAGCCGCATGAATCTGGTCGGGCCCGCGACCTGGACCGAAATCCTCGATACCCTGATCCAGGACTCCTGGCATCTGGCGGATCTGCTGCAGACCCTCGCGCCCCAGCCCGCCCAGACCTTGGATCTGGGCGCGGGAGCGGGCTTGCCGGGCATCCCGCTACGCGTCTTCTGGCAGCAGGGCGATTATTATCTGGTGGAGCCCCGGCAAAAGCGGGCCATCTTCATGGAGCAGGCCGTGGCGCACATGAAGCTGCCCCGGACCAGGGTCATCTGCGCCCGCATGGAAGCGCTCCCCCCGGCCAGACGCGAGGCCGGGCTCATCGTCAGCCGGGCCTTCATGCCCTGGCAGAAGCTTCTTGTCGCGGTGAAGGGTTGCCTCGCCCCGCAAGGGCGGGTGCTGGTCATGAGCAACGAAACTTCCGCCGACACGGTGGATGGCTACAGCCTGGAGCAGGTCCGGGACTACACGGTGGCCGGGAAGAAAAGGTATTTCAGGCTATTTGTCCTTGGCGGGCATGACTTCTGA
- the argS gene encoding arginine--tRNA ligase → MKAKNYISEKLTALMAAKGQALPAKTTIEAPKSEQHGDMATNITMVMPKEKGQNPRTVAEALKTELLAMCPEIESIEIAGPGFINFTFKPVFWQEVALAALENKADFGRIDVGQGRKVQVEYVSANPTGPLHIGHGRGAAVGDSLTRILRFTGHEVETEYYLNDAGRQMRLLGLAVWVRYQQACGIEIPFPEDCYRGDYIKDISAALLAEKGKALLDLPEEEALDLCYERGMTDILNGIKQDLIDFRVEHQHWFSEKSLVDGGQVEASLNRLLAEGRAYEKDGALWFRSTDHGDDKDRVLRKSDGLLTYFASDIAYHDNKIARGFDMMVDIWGADHHGYVPRMKAAIEALGKDRESLQVILVQLVNLIQGGEQIAMSTRAGKFETLADVCAEVGVDAARFIFLSRKSDSHLDFDLDVVKQQSMDNPVYYVQYAHARISSLMRKAEEQGVALPEPSGALMALLTTPEDKALFKALDAFEDTLELAARTLSPHHVSYYLMELAGLLHRYYTVHHILSGDDQALLQARILLFQAVAGVLKAGLDLLGVNAPERM, encoded by the coding sequence ATGAAAGCCAAAAACTATATTTCTGAAAAATTGACCGCACTCATGGCCGCCAAAGGGCAGGCCCTTCCGGCCAAGACCACCATCGAGGCCCCCAAAAGCGAACAGCACGGCGACATGGCCACCAACATCACCATGGTCATGCCCAAGGAAAAAGGCCAGAACCCGCGCACCGTGGCCGAGGCGCTGAAAACCGAACTGCTGGCCATGTGCCCCGAGATCGAGAGCATCGAAATCGCCGGGCCGGGCTTCATCAATTTCACGTTCAAGCCCGTCTTCTGGCAGGAAGTGGCCCTGGCAGCCCTGGAAAACAAAGCCGACTTCGGCCGCATCGATGTCGGCCAGGGCCGCAAGGTGCAGGTCGAGTACGTGTCCGCCAACCCCACCGGCCCCCTGCATATCGGGCACGGACGCGGCGCGGCCGTGGGCGACAGCCTGACCCGCATCCTGCGCTTCACCGGACACGAGGTCGAGACCGAGTACTATTTGAACGACGCCGGACGCCAGATGCGCCTTTTGGGACTGGCCGTGTGGGTGCGCTACCAGCAGGCCTGCGGCATCGAGATCCCCTTCCCCGAGGACTGCTACCGCGGCGACTACATTAAAGACATCTCCGCCGCCCTCCTGGCCGAAAAAGGCAAGGCCCTGCTGGACCTGCCCGAGGAAGAGGCTCTGGACCTGTGCTACGAACGCGGCATGACGGACATCCTGAACGGCATCAAGCAGGACCTCATCGATTTTCGCGTCGAACACCAGCACTGGTTCTCGGAAAAGAGCCTGGTCGACGGCGGCCAGGTCGAGGCATCCCTGAACCGTCTCCTGGCCGAAGGCCGGGCCTATGAAAAGGACGGGGCGCTGTGGTTTCGGTCCACGGACCACGGCGACGACAAGGACCGCGTGCTCAGAAAATCCGACGGTCTTTTGACCTATTTCGCCTCCGACATTGCTTACCATGACAACAAGATCGCTCGCGGCTTCGACATGATGGTCGACATCTGGGGCGCGGACCACCACGGCTACGTGCCGCGCATGAAGGCGGCCATCGAGGCCCTGGGCAAGGACCGCGAATCCCTACAGGTCATTCTGGTGCAGCTTGTGAACCTGATCCAGGGCGGCGAGCAGATCGCCATGTCCACCCGCGCCGGCAAGTTCGAAACCCTGGCCGATGTCTGCGCCGAGGTGGGCGTGGATGCGGCGCGTTTCATCTTCCTGTCGCGCAAGAGCGACTCGCACCTGGATTTCGACCTCGACGTGGTCAAACAGCAGTCCATGGACAACCCGGTCTACTACGTACAGTACGCCCACGCCCGCATCAGCTCGCTCATGCGCAAGGCCGAGGAACAGGGCGTGGCCCTGCCCGAGCCGTCGGGCGCGCTCATGGCCCTCTTGACCACCCCCGAGGACAAGGCCCTGTTTAAAGCCCTGGACGCCTTCGAGGACACACTGGAACTGGCTGCCCGGACCCTCTCGCCGCATCACGTCAGCTACTACCTGATGGAACTTGCGGGACTGCTGCACCGTTATTATACTGTTCACCACATTCTGTCCGGGGACGACCAGGCGCTGCTGCAGGCCCGCATTCTTCTTTTCCAAGCCGTGGCCGGGGTACTCAAAGCCGGTCTTGATCTGCTGGGAGTGAACGCGCCCGAGCGCATGTAG
- a CDS encoding long-chain-fatty-acid--CoA ligase produces the protein MIAEAINKVWLKHYDQEVSPSLDYETVPLFEILERAAASYPDRPAIVFNNWSVSYKKLKRLVDLAAANLKKAGVKPGERVAIMLPNCPQTVITYWACLKLGAVVVMTNPLYMEKELLHHFNDSEAKTLITLNLLWKRVDALRSRLHLRRIFVTSIADCLSFPLSVLYTLKSRREYKLEPIPYDSTHVLPWKGLLKRATIEPPHPVDPVKDLAALQYTGGTTGVSKGVMLTHANLGYNAQQARAILHTIKDSGEVMLGLLPFFHIYGLTVCVNFGTLIGATLVPMAKFVPLDVLKTIHKKRPTIFPCAPSIFIALLQQKNLHKYDLSSVRYCISGSAPMPVPIMEKFNSLSNGANIIEGFGLTEASPITHLNPLRGNSKNGSIGLPFPDTDAAIVDMEVGSLPLPVGKIGELVVRGPQVMQGYWKRPDETASVLRNGWLYTGDIAYMDEDGFFFIVDRKKDLIITGGYNVYPREIDEVLHEHPAIKEAVSVGITHKTRGEIIKAYIVLREGESLTKADVIAFCKEKLANYKVPKQVEFRDDLPKSIVGKVLRRVIREEEDRKAHDHCECNGNGEDIEANGDEKDR, from the coding sequence ATGATTGCAGAGGCGATAAACAAGGTCTGGCTCAAGCACTATGATCAGGAAGTCAGTCCGAGCCTGGACTATGAAACCGTTCCGCTCTTCGAAATTCTGGAGCGTGCGGCGGCCAGCTATCCGGACCGTCCAGCCATAGTCTTCAACAACTGGAGCGTGAGCTACAAAAAGCTCAAGCGTCTGGTGGATCTTGCCGCTGCCAACCTGAAAAAGGCCGGGGTCAAACCCGGTGAGCGGGTGGCCATCATGCTGCCCAACTGTCCGCAGACGGTCATCACCTACTGGGCCTGCCTCAAGCTCGGGGCCGTGGTCGTCATGACCAATCCCTTGTACATGGAGAAGGAGCTGCTCCATCATTTCAACGATTCCGAGGCCAAAACCCTCATCACGTTGAATCTGCTCTGGAAACGCGTGGACGCCCTGCGCTCCAGGCTGCACCTGCGGCGCATCTTCGTGACCTCCATCGCCGACTGTCTGAGCTTTCCGCTAAGCGTCCTCTACACGCTCAAATCCAGGCGCGAATACAAGCTCGAACCCATCCCGTACGACAGCACGCACGTGCTGCCCTGGAAAGGACTTCTCAAGCGGGCGACCATCGAACCGCCCCATCCCGTCGATCCCGTGAAGGATCTGGCTGCGCTGCAATACACCGGCGGCACCACGGGCGTGTCCAAGGGCGTCATGCTGACCCATGCCAATCTGGGCTACAACGCCCAGCAGGCCCGGGCCATCCTGCACACCATCAAGGACTCGGGCGAGGTCATGCTCGGCCTTTTGCCTTTTTTTCACATTTACGGGCTGACTGTCTGCGTCAATTTCGGCACCCTCATCGGCGCGACGCTGGTACCCATGGCCAAGTTCGTGCCTCTGGACGTGCTTAAGACCATCCACAAGAAAAGACCGACCATCTTTCCCTGCGCGCCGTCGATCTTCATCGCCCTCTTGCAGCAGAAGAACCTGCACAAATATGATCTTTCCTCCGTGCGCTACTGCATCTCCGGCTCCGCGCCCATGCCTGTGCCGATCATGGAAAAATTCAACAGCCTGAGCAACGGGGCCAACATCATCGAAGGCTTCGGCCTGACCGAAGCGTCGCCCATCACGCACCTCAATCCCCTGCGCGGCAACAGCAAGAACGGCTCCATCGGTCTGCCCTTTCCCGACACCGACGCCGCCATCGTGGACATGGAAGTAGGTTCCCTGCCGCTGCCCGTGGGCAAGATAGGAGAACTTGTCGTGCGCGGCCCGCAGGTCATGCAGGGCTACTGGAAACGCCCCGACGAGACGGCCAGCGTGCTCAGAAACGGCTGGCTCTATACCGGCGACATCGCGTACATGGACGAGGACGGCTTTTTTTTCATCGTCGACCGCAAGAAGGATCTGATCATCACCGGCGGGTACAACGTCTACCCGCGCGAAATCGACGAAGTGCTGCATGAACACCCGGCCATCAAGGAGGCCGTCAGCGTGGGCATCACGCACAAGACCCGCGGCGAGATCATCAAAGCCTACATCGTGCTGCGCGAGGGCGAGAGCCTGACCAAAGCCGACGTCATCGCCTTCTGCAAGGAGAAGCTGGCCAATTACAAGGTGCCGAAACAGGTCGAGTTCAGGGACGATCTGCCCAAGAGCATCGTCGGCAAGGTCCTGCGCCGGGTCATCCGCGAAGAAGAGGACCGCAAGGCTCACGATCATTGCGAGTGCAACGGAAACGGTGAAGACATTGAAGCAAACGGCGACGAGAAGGATCGATAG
- the speB gene encoding agmatinase — MHHEFFDLGPRRGRNIYVLPVPYEGTVSYGTGTRLGPEALFRASVQIESFDAELDLDLADLAHFTPLPVVHPPASGPDGLHQAMREHLKGLDATKDFVLTLGGEHSVPLPLFEFYRQAHPDLALLHIDAHADLRESYEDSPYSHACIMARARQLGIPLAQIGIRSLCREQRDYMRAQNPSELMTLFAWDLPTPGEAAERIRAFIGGRPLYISFDVDGMDPSVIPGTGTPEPGGIPYRWMTRFCKELWLDGLGPKLVGMDMCELAPIHGSQASETAAVKLIQRILTAWLGLA, encoded by the coding sequence ATGCATCACGAATTTTTTGACCTCGGGCCACGGCGGGGACGTAATATTTACGTACTGCCCGTCCCATACGAAGGCACGGTCAGCTACGGCACGGGCACGCGCCTGGGCCCGGAGGCGCTGTTCCGGGCCAGCGTGCAGATTGAATCCTTTGACGCGGAACTGGACCTTGATCTGGCCGATCTGGCCCACTTTACCCCGCTCCCCGTGGTCCATCCCCCGGCCAGCGGTCCCGATGGTCTGCACCAGGCCATGCGCGAACACCTCAAGGGACTCGACGCGACCAAGGACTTCGTCCTGACACTGGGCGGCGAGCACTCGGTGCCCTTACCCCTTTTCGAATTCTACCGGCAGGCCCATCCCGACCTGGCCCTGCTGCACATCGATGCCCATGCGGACCTGCGCGAAAGCTACGAGGACAGCCCGTATTCCCACGCCTGCATCATGGCCCGGGCCCGGCAGCTGGGCATCCCCCTGGCCCAGATCGGCATCCGCTCCCTTTGCCGGGAGCAACGGGACTACATGCGCGCGCAGAACCCCTCGGAACTCATGACCCTCTTCGCCTGGGACCTGCCCACTCCTGGCGAGGCGGCAGAACGCATCCGGGCCTTTATCGGGGGCAGGCCCCTGTATATCTCTTTCGACGTGGACGGCATGGACCCCAGCGTCATCCCCGGCACGGGCACACCCGAACCCGGCGGCATCCCCTACAGGTGGATGACCCGCTTCTGCAAAGAGCTGTGGCTCGACGGACTGGGCCCGAAGCTGGTCGGCATGGACATGTGCGAACTCGCGCCCATTCACGGCTCCCAGGCATCGGAGACCGCCGCCGTCAAGCTCATCCAGCGCATCCTGACCGCCTGGCTCGGACTCGCCTGA
- a CDS encoding ACP S-malonyltransferase: MTTQSIVFPGQGSQEPGMGRDLAEHWSEAMDLWKKAERLSGLPLREIYWDGDENAMAVTRNLQPALTVVNMNLWCFVAEKLSPAGMAGHSLGEFAALFAARVLSLDNVLELVCLRGRLMDEAVNQDGRMAAILKLDQAKVEELVAAAAGLTGQEIRIANYNTPGQFVISGHAQAVDHVCAGVKPLKGRALVLPVSNAFHSPYMSEAGDELAKFMDKLDWRDPQTPVYLNVTARPEADARALKETVKRQMTSSVYWTQIIENQYADGMRSFIELGPKGALSRMISQILKDRDGAQTLSVSTLEHAASL, encoded by the coding sequence ATGACCACACAGAGCATAGTATTTCCCGGCCAGGGATCGCAGGAGCCCGGGATGGGCCGGGATCTGGCCGAACACTGGTCCGAGGCCATGGACTTGTGGAAAAAAGCCGAGCGTCTGAGCGGCCTGCCGTTGCGCGAAATATATTGGGACGGTGACGAAAACGCCATGGCGGTGACGCGGAATCTGCAACCCGCCCTGACAGTTGTCAATATGAACCTGTGGTGTTTTGTGGCCGAAAAGCTGAGCCCCGCAGGAATGGCCGGGCACAGCCTGGGCGAATTCGCGGCCCTGTTCGCGGCCCGGGTCCTTTCCCTGGACAACGTCCTGGAGCTGGTCTGCCTGCGCGGCAGGCTCATGGACGAGGCTGTGAACCAGGACGGCCGCATGGCCGCCATCCTGAAGCTCGATCAGGCCAAGGTCGAAGAACTGGTCGCGGCCGCAGCCGGCCTGACCGGCCAGGAAATCCGCATCGCCAACTACAACACCCCGGGCCAGTTCGTGATCAGCGGACATGCCCAGGCCGTGGACCATGTCTGCGCGGGGGTCAAACCCCTGAAGGGCCGGGCCCTGGTCCTGCCGGTCAGCAACGCGTTCCATTCTCCGTACATGAGCGAAGCCGGAGACGAGCTCGCCAAATTCATGGACAAGCTTGATTGGCGCGACCCGCAGACCCCGGTCTATCTGAACGTTACGGCCAGGCCCGAAGCTGACGCCCGGGCGCTGAAAGAGACCGTGAAGCGCCAGATGACCTCGTCCGTGTACTGGACCCAGATCATCGAAAACCAGTACGCCGACGGCATGCGCTCCTTTATCGAACTGGGCCCCAAGGGCGCCCTGTCGCGCATGATCTCCCAGATATTGAAAGACCGGGACGGGGCCCAGACCCTGTCCGTCAGCACTCTTGAACACGCCGCTAGCCTTTGA
- a CDS encoding SPOR domain-containing protein has translation MITRKSSTTKKKDKNKLSFQLGLSGFLSLAVLVVIGMAWSFILGIIVGRGYQPEKMAMEMAQKVLPEDFPLLTEKNEEVLKGEELEFFDKLKQGPTSVAPAPAPQAKAPTPPPVKPETAAAPKPQQSAIDAALQSAAVAAGQSPTPAAKVAKEEVFVFNYQVAALASMEQAQTFLKKLDPSKFKTSVVTATHEGKTWYRVYVHHQGTVDSALALKEQLKGSGIGGMLLRSRTPL, from the coding sequence ATGATTACACGCAAATCAAGCACCACCAAAAAGAAAGACAAGAACAAGCTCAGTTTTCAGCTTGGCTTGTCGGGTTTTTTGTCGCTGGCCGTGCTTGTGGTTATCGGCATGGCCTGGTCATTCATTCTTGGCATCATCGTGGGACGCGGCTACCAGCCCGAAAAAATGGCCATGGAGATGGCCCAGAAGGTGCTCCCCGAAGACTTTCCGCTGCTGACTGAAAAGAATGAGGAAGTCCTGAAAGGAGAGGAACTTGAATTCTTCGACAAACTGAAGCAGGGGCCCACTTCCGTGGCTCCGGCTCCAGCCCCGCAGGCCAAGGCGCCAACACCTCCTCCGGTCAAGCCGGAGACCGCTGCCGCGCCCAAGCCGCAACAGTCGGCCATTGACGCGGCCCTGCAGTCGGCAGCGGTCGCGGCCGGCCAGAGTCCGACCCCGGCGGCAAAAGTCGCCAAGGAGGAGGTCTTTGTCTTCAACTATCAGGTCGCGGCCCTGGCTTCCATGGAGCAGGCCCAGACCTTCCTGAAAAAGCTCGATCCGTCGAAATTCAAGACGTCCGTGGTCACGGCCACCCACGAGGGCAAGACCTGGTACCGTGTCTACGTGCATCATCAGGGCACCGTGGACTCGGCCCTGGCCCTCAAGGAACAGCTCAAGGGCAGCGGCATCGGCGGCATGCTGCTGCGCTCCCGCACTCCGCTCTGA
- the htpX gene encoding zinc metalloprotease HtpX has translation MNLLKTTFLLTLLTLLLVAMGGAIGGKSGMIIAFVIAGGMNFFAYWNSDKIVLKMYKAREVTRADSPDFYGIVENLARKANMPMPKVYVIPSDSPNAFATGRNPEHAAVAATTGIMRILSRDELEGVMAHELTHVMNRDTLIATVAATIAGAISMLGSMLQWAAIFGMGRSNDEEGGGSVLGSLAMAIIAPIAAMLIQMAVSRSREFMADEGGAKMCGKPKALASALMKLQQSATRAPMEEATQATSHMFIVNPLSASKLASLFSTHPATEDRVARLMAM, from the coding sequence ATGAACCTGCTGAAGACCACGTTTCTCTTGACCCTGCTGACGCTGCTGCTTGTCGCCATGGGCGGCGCCATCGGCGGCAAGTCCGGGATGATCATCGCCTTTGTCATTGCCGGCGGCATGAACTTCTTTGCCTACTGGAACTCGGACAAGATCGTCCTCAAGATGTACAAAGCCCGCGAAGTGACTCGCGCCGACAGTCCGGATTTCTACGGCATCGTCGAAAACCTGGCGCGCAAGGCGAACATGCCCATGCCCAAGGTCTACGTCATCCCGTCGGACAGCCCCAACGCCTTCGCCACCGGCCGCAACCCGGAGCATGCAGCGGTCGCCGCCACCACGGGCATCATGCGCATCCTCTCGCGCGACGAGCTTGAAGGAGTCATGGCCCACGAACTGACTCACGTCATGAACCGCGACACCCTTATCGCCACCGTCGCCGCGACCATCGCCGGAGCCATCTCCATGCTCGGCAGCATGCTGCAGTGGGCGGCCATTTTCGGCATGGGACGCAGCAACGACGAGGAAGGCGGCGGAAGCGTGCTCGGCAGCCTGGCCATGGCCATCATCGCGCCCATCGCGGCCATGCTCATCCAGATGGCCGTTTCGCGTTCGCGCGAATTCATGGCCGACGAGGGCGGCGCGAAAATGTGCGGCAAACCGAAAGCCCTGGCCAGCGCGCTCATGAAGCTGCAGCAGTCCGCAACCAGAGCCCCCATGGAGGAAGCCACCCAGGCCACCTCGCACATGTTCATCGTCAATCCGCTCTCGGCATCAAAGCTGGCCAGCCTCTTTTCAACCCACCCCGCGACCGAAGACCGCGTGGCCAGACTCATGGCCATGTAA
- a CDS encoding class I SAM-dependent RNA methyltransferase, with the protein MSTVGDLLTLKVEKLLWRGRGLARQDSGQVVMIEPGVLPEEVVDVRVTKTAKDFLQAEAVKIQSPSPLRGIHPCPHAADCGGSRFGMVAPETGTQLKADILRDALPRALGRDHGLRIPELRVVPSPQGWRYRQRGQIHVASGLPHAMGHASNDLVPLTDCHLLAAPLASAMPALAKGLPDGRFTIAASPDTGQTATERDNVLLPFSFPDFGLTLQLPPSTFFQANWALNQHLVRSTVDALHGFERIADLFSGAGNFALPLASRGKSVLAVEGSAPAVDTGMRNADRLALKSVTFRDANLAKPAAWKMVEDFAPRAAILDPPRTGAKGIGRTLLGMPGLERLAWVSCDVVNTVRDAKPLLAAGWSISSLTLFDMFPGTWHMEVLMILDRP; encoded by the coding sequence ATGAGCACCGTAGGCGATCTCTTGACCCTCAAGGTCGAAAAACTGCTCTGGCGCGGGCGCGGTCTGGCCCGCCAGGACTCGGGACAGGTGGTCATGATCGAACCCGGCGTGCTGCCGGAAGAGGTTGTGGACGTACGCGTGACCAAGACGGCCAAGGATTTCCTGCAGGCCGAGGCCGTAAAGATCCAAAGCCCCTCGCCGCTGCGCGGAATTCATCCCTGTCCCCACGCCGCGGACTGCGGGGGTTCGCGCTTCGGCATGGTCGCTCCGGAAACGGGCACGCAGCTCAAGGCGGACATCCTGCGCGACGCCCTGCCCCGCGCGCTTGGCCGGGATCACGGCCTGCGCATTCCCGAGCTCCGGGTCGTGCCCAGCCCCCAGGGCTGGCGCTACCGCCAGCGCGGCCAGATCCATGTCGCCTCCGGCCTTCCCCACGCCATGGGCCACGCCAGCAACGACCTCGTTCCCCTGACCGACTGCCACCTTTTGGCCGCGCCCCTGGCCAGTGCCATGCCCGCCCTGGCAAAAGGCCTGCCAGACGGCCGCTTCACCATCGCGGCCAGCCCGGACACGGGGCAGACCGCAACGGAACGGGACAACGTGCTGCTGCCCTTCTCCTTCCCCGATTTCGGTCTGACCCTGCAACTGCCGCCGAGCACCTTTTTCCAGGCCAATTGGGCGCTGAACCAGCATCTGGTGCGCAGCACCGTGGACGCGCTGCATGGCTTTGAACGCATCGCCGACCTCTTCTCCGGAGCGGGAAATTTCGCCCTGCCCCTGGCCAGTCGGGGCAAATCCGTACTGGCCGTGGAAGGCTCGGCCCCGGCCGTGGATACCGGCATGCGCAACGCCGATCGGCTGGCCCTGAAGTCGGTCACTTTCCGCGATGCCAACCTGGCAAAACCGGCCGCCTGGAAAATGGTGGAAGACTTCGCCCCCCGCGCCGCCATCCTGGACCCACCCCGCACCGGCGCCAAGGGCATCGGCCGCACCCTTCTGGGCATGCCGGGCCTTGAACGCCTGGCCTGGGTCTCCTGCGACGTGGTCAACACCGTCCGCGACGCAAAGCCGCTCCTTGCGGCCGGCTGGAGCATCTCGTCCCTGACCCTCTTCGACATGTTCCCCGGCACCTGGCACATGGAAGTGCTTATGATCCTCGACCGTCCGTAA